The following DNA comes from Marinilactibacillus sp. Marseille-P9653.
CGAAACCTCAGGAATCAGTCAATGTTCAAAAGCCTAAATTCCAAGATCTAGAACAAACTGGAGCAAAATCTTCTCCAAGGAACCTTGATTTAATCATGGATGTACCACTAGATTTCAGTGTTGTCTTAGGTAAAAGTAAAAAGACCATCAAAGACATATTGTCATTAGGTACAGGCTCAGTTGTTGAACTAGACAAGATGACGGATGAGCCACTAGAAATATATGTAAATGGCAAACTGATTGCAGAAGGCGAAGTTGTTGTTATCAACGAAAGCTTTGGTATCAGAATTACAAATATTTTAAGCAAAGAACAACGCATTACTCATTTAAATTAATCAATAGATTCAAAGACACGGACTTGTTTCGTGTCTTTTTTTGTCCACTTTAAACTGATCGTCTTTTAAGATATACTATTGAAGTTAAACATTTTAGTAATTAGGCTTAATAATTTATTTTGTCTTCCGATAATAAGTAATGTATAAAACTCTATATGAGTAATGAACTCGAAACATATTCTTTATTTAAAAATAAACTAAAAGAGGCGATCATGATGAAAATCAATAACCAACACAAAAGCTATTTAAACTCAATCAATCAAACAAAATCAGGACAGTCTGCTAAACAAACAAAATCTGAAGAAACCCCTAAAAACCAATCACCAGTGCAAGTGAATATTTCTAAAGAAGCACAAGCTTTACATGATGCAGACAAAACCGTTTTTTCTGAAAAAGTACAAGCAATTAAAGATGCTATTCAAAATGGTGATTATGAAGTAGATGCTAGTAAAATTTCTTCAGAACTAGTGCGCACGATTCAGTCACAAAAGGAGCAATAAAGCATGTCTAAAACAGAACAAGTTTTAGCGAAAATGACTGAACTAAAAAATCTTTTAATCGAAGAGCGAGCAGTCTTGATCCAAAATGATGGCGAGAGACTGCTTGAATTGATTTCAACTAAAGAAGAGATCATGTTAACTTTAACAGATTTTGATGAAAGTGAAATTGAGTTAGATCAGTTAAGTTCAATTACCGGAGAAATCAAGGAACTTCAAGAAACAAATCTGATGTTGACAGAACAGTCAATGAGCTTCACAGAGCAATTGATATCAAGTATTCAAAATAACGTTACAAAGAAAAATACTTATTCAAAAACAGGGACATTCGAGAAATCAGGACAGACCGCATTTCTAGACCAGTCTTTATAAGGAGTACATACAAATGTCAGGATTATTCGGTACACTAAACACCGCAACAAGTGGATTAAAAGCCCAGCAAAATGCATTACAAACCATTGGCCACAACGTGTCTAACATGAATACACCAGGTTATTCAAAACAACGCGTGAATCTTCAGACAAACATTGCGCAACAAGTAGCCGGCGTTGGTCAAGTTGGAACAGGCGTACAAGTCGGTAGTATTT
Coding sequences within:
- the flgM gene encoding flagellar biosynthesis anti-sigma factor FlgM, whose amino-acid sequence is MKINNQHKSYLNSINQTKSGQSAKQTKSEETPKNQSPVQVNISKEAQALHDADKTVFSEKVQAIKDAIQNGDYEVDASKISSELVRTIQSQKEQ
- the flgN gene encoding flagellar export chaperone FlgN; its protein translation is MSKTEQVLAKMTELKNLLIEERAVLIQNDGERLLELISTKEEIMLTLTDFDESEIELDQLSSITGEIKELQETNLMLTEQSMSFTEQLISSIQNNVTKKNTYSKTGTFEKSGQTAFLDQSL